Part of the Vagococcus teuberi genome, TTTATTTGTCCTTGTAAACTTGAACCAATCGTTGTATCGCGAACATATTTTCTTTCAACGGGTCTATCAACAATACGTTTGATAGAAACAATGTCATCATTTTGTAAAATCACTTCTTCTACAGAAGAAAATGGTTTGTGTGCGACTAATTGCATACCATATGAATTGTACAGTAAGGTGTATCCTGCGATTCCTGTTGTCTTTTGGTATGGTTTTGAAAACCCACCATCAATCACTAACATTTTACCACCGGCTTTAATTGGCGTCTCACCTTTAATTTCTTTCACTGGAGTATGACCATTTATAAGGTGGCTATCATCTTTATAGAGACCAAACTCCGATAGAATAAAGGAAATCGTTTCTTCGTTTTCTCTAAGTGTGTAATAAGCATTTTTTTCTTCAATATGCGTGGATTTATCTTCAATAAAGTAACGCTCAAAAGTCGTCATTTCTTTTTTTCCAAATAAAGAAGAGTTCTCACCAGACCATAAGTACCATAATAAGTCTGTATTGAAATCGTCGTATGTTTCTGGACAGGTATAAGCTTTTCTAAGGCTTGTCTCAAAGAAATCTAGCAGTTCTTTTCCTTTATACGACCCGTCAGTTAGTTTAAATTCTTTTAAAGAACCATCTTTATTTAAGGGAACGCATCCATGTATCAGCAGGTTATCATTATAAACCAAGTACATATTTCCTTTTTTGACTAAAAAATCAGTATGTCGTTTTAGTTTTTCAGAGTGGATAAAGTTCTGCATCAGTCTTTCGATGATTTCTTCTTCTTCAGGTGTAAGTACTGAAGGTTTGTCAGGATTGACTGTCATAAAACAAGTATTAGTTAAAGGATGCTCTTTTCCTTTTATCGAGACAGTTAACTGGTCAAAATTTGTATGTGACAATAGTTTGCGGTGATCCATATCAAATTCAGGTCGTCTTTGAACTAGTTGTTCTTCTAGTTTGAATTGTAAGATAGCTGCAGCCTGATGCATTTTAGTTGTTTCTAACAGTTCTTCTTTAGAAGAATAGGTTTCAGGTGTTGGTTTTGGTCTAAAGGCTTCGTTATCTAGGTAATATTTTTCAGCATAAGTAAGTAGTGGTCGCAAATTAATGCCATAAGTATCTTCTATTATATCTAAATTATTATAACGAGCGGATATTCGAATAATATTCATCATACATAACGGTGATCCAGCAGCTGCTCCAATCCAAATAATATCATGGTTTCCCCACTGTATATCAACAGAATGATAATCAATTAAGGCGTCAATGATTTTATCAGGTTCAGGTCCTCTGTCGTAAATATCACCGACAACATGGAGATGGTCTATAACAAGTCGTTGAATGGTGTAGCACAAATCAATAATTAAAGCGTTTCCTTGTTTAAGCGTTAAAACATCTGATATGATTTGGTTATAGTATTCTTTTTTATCAGTATTTGTTTTAACCTGATATAAAAGTTCTTCAATAATGTAAGAAAAACGTTTAGGTAACGATTTTCTTAATTTTGAACGAGTATATTTACTTGCACTAAATTTAATTAATCGAATGAGCTGATCAATTGTTTGTCTATACCAATTAGTGTCAATTAGTTTTTCAATGTGTTTGAGTTTTTGTTCTGGATAATAGATGAGTGAAGCAAGTATTTGTTTTTCTTTATCCGTTAATTCGTTATTGAAGACATCATTTATCTTTTCCTTAACGTTTCCAGAGCCGTTACGTAGTAAATGTTGAAAGGCATTAAACTCTCCATGCAAATCACTAACAAAGTGTTCTGTTCCTTTAGGTAAATTTTGAATCGCTTTCAAATTTATGATTTCGCTAATGATGTTTTCTTTATTTTTGTACTGTTTGTAGAGTAAATCAAGATATTTATTTTGTTCTTCCATAATCCCTATACCTTTTCTTTTTTAGGTTAATAGTAGTATATAGAGTTATATTAGTCAATCTATACCAATTAGTAAAATTTACCTAATTGTCAAATGAAGAAAAAGTTTGTATAATTTTAAAGGATTGGAAAGGTGATAAAAATGAGAAATGAAATGATGTATCGTCCAGTGTTAAAAGACGAGATAATCGATTTAATTAGATATAGACAGCCTGAAATGAGTGGAAAAGTTGGAGAAATCCAACAAGAAGCAAAAGAAACAGGAGTGCCAGTTATTCCCAATGAGACGGCTACGTTTCTGCGTTTCTTTTTAAAACAAATAAAAGCCAAAAATGTATTAGAAGTAGGAACAGCGATAGGTTTTTCGGCTAGTCTGATGATTGATGCTATGGGTCCAGATAGTCATGTTACGACGATTGATCGGTTTGATGTCATGATTAGACGAGCAAAAAAAACATTCGAAAAACTAGGAATAGAAGATCAAGTAACACTACTTGAGGGGGACGCTAAAGATATTTTAGGAACACTTGATGGACCGTTTGATTTTATTTTTATGGATAGTGCTAAATCAAAATACATTGAATTTTTACCAGATTGTTTAAGATTGGTGAAAGAAGGTGGCGTGATTATGATTGATGATGTGTTTCAAGCAGGAACAGTCATGCACGACATAAAGGACATTCCTAAAAGTCAAAGAACAATTTATCGAAAATTGAATAAATTATATGATGCTGTACTTGGTCATGACGATTTATCAGTGACGATCTTGCCACTAGGTGATGGCGTATTGATGATTTCAAAAGAAGTTGAAGAAGTGAATTTAATAGTTGATTAAAGAATGTGGCGGATACACATTCTTTTTTTTGTTATATTAAGACAATAAAAAAACCAATTGATAAACACCTTATCAACTGGTTTAAATAACGTCGCAGGAGGGATTCGAACCCCCGACCGTTCGCTTAGAAGGCGAATGCTCTATCCAGCTGAGCTACTGCGACTGGATGATTAAAAGTATATGCTGTTTTAAACAACAGAATAATCATAAACAATTTTTAGAGAATAGTCAACAGTTTTTTTATAAAAAATTTTTATAAAAAAAACGACTTAAAAGGAAAGTTAAAAGAAAAAATGGATGATAAACAAACGAAAATTAAAAATACTAGACAAAAAGTAGAAGTATGATGTATACTTACAAAAGTATTGTTGATACTATGGGGAAATTGAACAATATAACAATTAATTTAGGTGTAAGGGGAGTATACAATATGGGGAAAATTGATCCACGAGTTATTAAAACTCGTAAAAAACTAAGACAGGCTTTTTTAGATTTATTAAAAACTCGTAGCTTAAGCGAGATGAATATTAAGGATTTAACTAATCAAGCAGCTGTTACCAGAGGAACTTTTTATTTACATTACCGAGATAAAGATACATTTATTGAGACGATTATGGAAGAGATTATTGAAGATTTCTATGAATCAGTCATTGAGTATGTACCTTATCAAGGCGATGACGAGAAACAAATTCCAAGAATTGTTTTAGATAAAGTGTTTGCTTATATTGGTAACTCACCAGAGTTTTTTGTCACGCTGCTTAATGAAAACGATGCAGAAGACTATCGTGTGCTATTTAGCGAACGTTTATACGACTATGTCTTAGCTCATGTAAATTATGGTAACTCTATCCCAGTTAGAAAGATGCCAAAAGAATTAGTGAATAACTTTGTTGTTTACTCATTGTTAGGTATTGCAAATGCTTGGGTGAATGAAGGACAAATTTATGCTAATCATTATATTGCAGCAATGGTTTCTAAGATGTATCGTTCTGAATTATTCATAGAAGTTGGATTATCAGACTTTTTTGTATCAGAAACAATCTAAATTTAACGAGAATGGTCAAAAGTTGTTGACCATTCTCGTTTTTTTTGGTATCATGTTAATGTTGTATTTGTGTGCACCACAACTACAACCGCACGAAACAAGTATTAAGAACGCGAGTCGCTTGTGACGGCGAGTCTAAGTAAAGAGAAGGAGGTGCGGAACAAACATGTACGCTATTGTAAAAACTGGTGGAAAACAAGTTAAAGTAGAAGTAGGTCAAGCAATTTACGTTGAAAAATTAGACGTAGAAGCTGGCGGTAAAGTTGTGTTTGATGAAGTCGTTTTAGTAGGTGGAGAATCAACAAAAGTTGGTACACCACTTGTAGAAGGAGCAACTGTTGAAGGAACTGTTGAAAAACAAGGAAAACAAAAGAAAGTTGTAACTTACAAATACAAACCTAAAAAAGATAGTCATCGTAAACAAGGTCATCGTCAACCTTATACAAAAGTTATGATTGAAGCAATTAATGCCTAATTCTTAGAAAGTAGGTATGCTTGTGATACAGGCTAAATTTAAGCAAACTGAGACCGGTGAGTTTTTATCATTTGAAATGGATGGACATGCTAAATCAGGGCCTTTTGGCTATGATATCGTGTGTGCTGCGGCCTCTGCTTTATCTATCAATACGATAAATAGTATTAATGAGTTAGCAGGTTATACGCCCATCTATGATATGGAATCAGGGTATCTTTATTTTGAAAGATTAGAGTCTTTATCAGATAGACAAATTGATATAACAAATCTTTTGGTTCACAGTTTATTGATTGGGTTACGCTCAATCGAAACTGATAATCAAGCATTTATACAAGTTAAACTTAGTCAAGGAGGTGTAAATCCATGTTAAAAATGAATCTACAATTATTCGCCCATAAAAAAGGTGGAGGTTCTACTACTAACGGTCGTGATTCAAGATCAAAACGTTTAGGTGCTAAACGTGCTGATGGTCAAACTGTATCAGGTGGATCAATTTTATACCGTCAACGCGGAACAAAAATTTATCCAGGTGAAAACGTTGGTCGTGGTGGAGATGATACATTGTATGCAAAAGTGGACGGAGTTGTTCGTTTCGAACGCAAAGGACGCGAAAAAACACAAGTATCTGTTTATCCAGTGGCTAAATAATTTACTAATTAAAGCAACTTATTCAATAGAGTAGGTTGCTTTTTTTTGTTGCGTTTGATTTTATTTCACTCATAAGTTTGTTATAATAAAAAGTAGCATAATGAAAGAGGGCGACGTAAATGATGGAACGTGTAGAAAAATTACGAAGTAAAATGGTAGAACGTGGAATAGATAGCTTTTTAATTACTAATTCATATAATTTAAGATACTTAACTGGTTTTACAGGAACGACGGGTGTAGCGTTGATTACACTAGATAAAGCCTATTTCATTACGGATTTTAGATATACAGAACAAGCAAGCGAACAATGTAAAGGGTATGAAATTGTGAAAAATGTTGAACCAGTGTTTAATGTAGCAGCTGATTTAATTAATAGTTCTGCAGCACAAAACATGGCATTTGAAGAACAAACAGTGTCATTTTTCCAATATACTGTCCTTGAAGAGTTAGTGAATGTAGATTTAGTCCCTGTTACTGGTATGATTGAAACACTACGTGAAGTGAAAGACGTAGCAGAAATTGAAACAATTCGTAAAGCTTGTCAAATTGCAGATGCTGCGTTCGAGCATATCTTGACTTATATCAAACCCGGCATGACAGAAATTCAAGTAGCTAATGAATTAGACTTTTATATGAGAAGTTTAGGAGCAAGCGGTGTATCATTTGATACAATTGTAGCAAGTGGATTACGTTCAGCAATGCCTCATGGAGTGGCGAGTGACAAAAAAATTGAAGTAGGAGATTTTATTACAATAGACTTTGGTTGCTACTATAATGGCTATGTATCAGACATGACTCGTACGATTTCTTTGGGTGAACCAAGTGAAAAATTAAAAGAAATCTATCAAGTTGTTAAAGACGCACAGCAACTTGTTTTAGATAAAGCTAAACCAGGTATGACAGGTGTGGAACTTGATGCGATTGCAAGAGATTACATTACTGACAAAGGGTACGGCGAAGCGTTTGGGCATTCGACAGGTCATGGTATTGGTTTAGAAATTCATGAAGGTCCTAATGTGTCTAAATTAGCTGAAAAAACATTTGTTCCAGGTAATGTCATTACAAATGAACCTGGCATCTATTTACCAGGGATTGGTGGGGTTCGAATTGAAGATGACATGTTAGTAACAGAAGATGGGATCGACCGATTGACACACTCTCCAAAAGAGCTTATTATTTTATAGAAATTTTTGTGAGTCACAAAGGTTTAGGAGGCCGCTATGATATCAGTTAATGATTTAAAAACTGGATTAACAATTGAAGTTGATGGTAATATATATAGAGTAATTGAGTTTCAACATGTTAAACCTGGAAAAGGTGCTGCATTTGTGAGAACCAAACTTAAAAATCTAAGAAATGGCAATACTGCTGAGAAGACATTTCGCGGAGGAGAAAAAGTAGCAAAGGCACAAATTGACAATAAAAAAATGCAGTATCTTTATGAATCTGGTGGTAGTTATGTTTTCATGGATATGGATACATATGAACAGTTAGAATTACCATTTGAAACCATTGAGGATGAATTAAATTATTTATTGGAAAATAGTGAGTGTCATATTATGATGTATGGCACAGAAACTATTGGAATAAATCTTCCAAATACGGTAGAATTAGAAGTCAAAGAAACAGAACCAGGAATTAAAGGAGATACGTCATCAGGAGGCTCAAAACCTGCTATAATGGAGACAGGTTTAGTTGTCCAAGTACCTTTCTTTATTAGTGAGGGTGACCGTTTGATTATTAATACATCTGATGGTTCATATGTTTCTCGTGCATAGTGATAGACTAAAGGAGGAAGTTTAATGTCAGAAAATAAAAATTTGGTATTAAGTAACCAAAACCAAGCAATTGACGGAGAAATTGTTGTTGCTCCTGAAGTGATAGAAGTTATTGTAGGTATTGCTGCATCAAAAGTATCTGGTGTTTATGGCATGCGCGGTAACTTAGCATCTAATGTTGCTGAACTTTTTGGAAGTTCTGTACATGATAAAGGGGTGTATTTAACAAACGATTCAGGAAAAATAACACTAGATCTGTATTGCTTTTTAAATTATGGTGTCTCTGTTCCTAAGACAGCCATTGATATGCAAGAAAAAGTAAAACAGCAAGTTTTTTATATGACAGATTTAGAAATAGCAGAAGTAAATGTGCATGTTGTAGGTGTAGTGCCAGAAAAAACAACATTACCAGATTTAAATGAATTATTTGATTCAGAAAATGAGGAAGATTAGAGTGGGATTAACAAGACACCAGTTAAGAGAAGTAGCTTTTCAGACGATATTTTCGATGATGTACCAAGAAGATGCAGCAATCATTGACTCGATTTCTTATACGTTATCATTGATGGATGAAAAATTTGAGTTAGAAGAAGAAGATTTAGTGATTCCAACCTATTTGGAAGTAGTTGTTACTGGAATCAT contains:
- a CDS encoding fructose-bisphosphatase class III; translation: MEEQNKYLDLLYKQYKNKENIISEIINLKAIQNLPKGTEHFVSDLHGEFNAFQHLLRNGSGNVKEKINDVFNNELTDKEKQILASLIYYPEQKLKHIEKLIDTNWYRQTIDQLIRLIKFSASKYTRSKLRKSLPKRFSYIIEELLYQVKTNTDKKEYYNQIISDVLTLKQGNALIIDLCYTIQRLVIDHLHVVGDIYDRGPEPDKIIDALIDYHSVDIQWGNHDIIWIGAAAGSPLCMMNIIRISARYNNLDIIEDTYGINLRPLLTYAEKYYLDNEAFRPKPTPETYSSKEELLETTKMHQAAAILQFKLEEQLVQRRPEFDMDHRKLLSHTNFDQLTVSIKGKEHPLTNTCFMTVNPDKPSVLTPEEEEIIERLMQNFIHSEKLKRHTDFLVKKGNMYLVYNDNLLIHGCVPLNKDGSLKEFKLTDGSYKGKELLDFFETSLRKAYTCPETYDDFNTDLLWYLWSGENSSLFGKKEMTTFERYFIEDKSTHIEEKNAYYTLRENEETISFILSEFGLYKDDSHLINGHTPVKEIKGETPIKAGGKMLVIDGGFSKPYQKTTGIAGYTLLYNSYGMQLVAHKPFSSVEEVILQNDDIVSIKRIVDRPVERKYVRDTTIGSSLQGQINDLTKLLNYLPY
- a CDS encoding O-methyltransferase → MRNEMMYRPVLKDEIIDLIRYRQPEMSGKVGEIQQEAKETGVPVIPNETATFLRFFLKQIKAKNVLEVGTAIGFSASLMIDAMGPDSHVTTIDRFDVMIRRAKKTFEKLGIEDQVTLLEGDAKDILGTLDGPFDFIFMDSAKSKYIEFLPDCLRLVKEGGVIMIDDVFQAGTVMHDIKDIPKSQRTIYRKLNKLYDAVLGHDDLSVTILPLGDGVLMISKEVEEVNLIVD
- a CDS encoding TetR/AcrR family transcriptional regulator codes for the protein MGKIDPRVIKTRKKLRQAFLDLLKTRSLSEMNIKDLTNQAAVTRGTFYLHYRDKDTFIETIMEEIIEDFYESVIEYVPYQGDDEKQIPRIVLDKVFAYIGNSPEFFVTLLNENDAEDYRVLFSERLYDYVLAHVNYGNSIPVRKMPKELVNNFVVYSLLGIANAWVNEGQIYANHYIAAMVSKMYRSELFIEVGLSDFFVSETI
- the rplU gene encoding 50S ribosomal protein L21, encoding MYAIVKTGGKQVKVEVGQAIYVEKLDVEAGGKVVFDEVVLVGGESTKVGTPLVEGATVEGTVEKQGKQKKVVTYKYKPKKDSHRKQGHRQPYTKVMIEAINA
- a CDS encoding ribosomal-processing cysteine protease Prp gives rise to the protein MIQAKFKQTETGEFLSFEMDGHAKSGPFGYDIVCAAASALSINTINSINELAGYTPIYDMESGYLYFERLESLSDRQIDITNLLVHSLLIGLRSIETDNQAFIQVKLSQGGVNPC
- the rpmA gene encoding 50S ribosomal protein L27; amino-acid sequence: MLKMNLQLFAHKKGGGSTTNGRDSRSKRLGAKRADGQTVSGGSILYRQRGTKIYPGENVGRGGDDTLYAKVDGVVRFERKGREKTQVSVYPVAK
- a CDS encoding M24 family metallopeptidase; the encoded protein is MMERVEKLRSKMVERGIDSFLITNSYNLRYLTGFTGTTGVALITLDKAYFITDFRYTEQASEQCKGYEIVKNVEPVFNVAADLINSSAAQNMAFEEQTVSFFQYTVLEELVNVDLVPVTGMIETLREVKDVAEIETIRKACQIADAAFEHILTYIKPGMTEIQVANELDFYMRSLGASGVSFDTIVASGLRSAMPHGVASDKKIEVGDFITIDFGCYYNGYVSDMTRTISLGEPSEKLKEIYQVVKDAQQLVLDKAKPGMTGVELDAIARDYITDKGYGEAFGHSTGHGIGLEIHEGPNVSKLAEKTFVPGNVITNEPGIYLPGIGGVRIEDDMLVTEDGIDRLTHSPKELIIL
- the efp gene encoding elongation factor P; the encoded protein is MISVNDLKTGLTIEVDGNIYRVIEFQHVKPGKGAAFVRTKLKNLRNGNTAEKTFRGGEKVAKAQIDNKKMQYLYESGGSYVFMDMDTYEQLELPFETIEDELNYLLENSECHIMMYGTETIGINLPNTVELEVKETEPGIKGDTSSGGSKPAIMETGLVVQVPFFISEGDRLIINTSDGSYVSRA
- a CDS encoding Asp23/Gls24 family envelope stress response protein translates to MSENKNLVLSNQNQAIDGEIVVAPEVIEVIVGIAASKVSGVYGMRGNLASNVAELFGSSVHDKGVYLTNDSGKITLDLYCFLNYGVSVPKTAIDMQEKVKQQVFYMTDLEIAEVNVHVVGVVPEKTTLPDLNELFDSENEED